One genomic segment of Salinigranum rubrum includes these proteins:
- a CDS encoding PHP domain-containing protein, translating into MLSVELHAHSALSYDGRDPVEDLLERAQAADLDAIAVTDHDEIDASLDAASIAPDYGLVGIPAMEISSAAGHVLAFGISDLVPAGLPFDETLDRIRDLGGIAIVPHPFQTSRHGVARHITREQLATADAIEVYNSRLLTGLANRKAERFAEEHGLPMTAGSDAHIAEMVGRAVTEVDTDERTPEAILDAICAGRTSVVGRRTPWRVSIQQALSGVPRRVKHTVLDVF; encoded by the coding sequence GTGTTATCGGTCGAGTTGCACGCACACTCCGCGCTGTCGTACGACGGGCGTGACCCCGTCGAGGACCTCCTCGAACGCGCGCAGGCGGCCGACCTCGACGCCATCGCCGTCACGGACCACGACGAGATAGACGCGAGCCTCGACGCGGCCTCTATCGCGCCCGACTACGGCCTCGTCGGTATCCCGGCGATGGAAATCTCGTCGGCCGCCGGACACGTCCTCGCCTTCGGCATCTCCGACCTCGTGCCCGCGGGGCTCCCCTTCGACGAGACGCTCGATCGTATCCGCGACCTGGGGGGCATCGCCATCGTCCCGCACCCGTTCCAGACCTCCCGACACGGCGTCGCCCGGCACATCACTCGGGAACAACTCGCGACGGCGGACGCCATCGAGGTGTACAACTCCCGGCTCCTGACGGGCCTCGCGAACCGGAAGGCCGAGCGGTTCGCCGAGGAACACGGCCTCCCGATGACCGCCGGCAGCGACGCCCACATCGCCGAGATGGTCGGCCGCGCAGTCACGGAGGTCGACACGGACGAACGCACTCCGGAGGCGATCCTCGACGCCATCTGCGCGGGACGGACGAGCGTCGTGGGACGGAGAACCCCCTGGCGCGTCTCCATCCAGCAGGCGCTCTCGGGCGTCCCCCGTCGCGTGAAACACACCGTTCTCGACGTCTTCTGA
- a CDS encoding halocarboxylic acid dehydrogenase DehI family protein produces the protein MAIDTSVQLYDSAATGWQRGLYDDIQATFRAPVVNWIFRTLTANEPAFTRYLWAQLKPVFETRLCGEACVAYRTALREPFDDLPRYRARELGLDPWAWRELHGQLRTFDTVAPRLAVTFEFVYRSLHDEPVGVDPRTDEAATAPLPEWLEGDRGLAPTMGAFDDFDPAVEETVRSVQAFHGFDEGLPSIYRCLVQWPDAFARMWTDLEPHLDSSAFGTACAAAREVTVDLVESTPYVPQLSPDALERAGFEADTVTALRDLFDDFARGPVETVLPAVVLVAPTVGAGFDGP, from the coding sequence ATGGCTATCGACACCAGCGTGCAACTGTACGACTCCGCTGCGACGGGGTGGCAGCGCGGCCTCTACGACGACATCCAGGCGACGTTCCGCGCGCCCGTCGTCAACTGGATCTTCCGGACGCTCACCGCGAACGAACCCGCGTTCACCCGGTACCTCTGGGCGCAACTCAAGCCCGTGTTCGAGACGCGACTGTGCGGCGAGGCCTGCGTCGCGTACCGCACGGCGCTTCGTGAGCCGTTCGACGACCTCCCCCGGTACCGGGCCCGGGAGTTAGGACTCGACCCGTGGGCCTGGCGCGAACTCCACGGCCAACTCCGGACGTTCGACACGGTCGCTCCCCGCCTCGCCGTCACCTTCGAGTTCGTCTACCGGTCGCTCCACGACGAACCGGTCGGCGTCGACCCGCGGACGGACGAGGCGGCGACCGCGCCGCTGCCGGAGTGGCTGGAGGGCGACCGCGGACTGGCGCCGACGATGGGCGCGTTCGACGACTTCGACCCGGCGGTCGAGGAGACGGTCCGGTCGGTCCAGGCGTTCCACGGCTTCGACGAGGGACTGCCCTCGATCTATCGCTGCTTGGTGCAGTGGCCCGACGCCTTCGCTCGGATGTGGACCGACCTCGAACCGCACCTCGACTCGTCGGCGTTCGGGACGGCGTGTGCGGCGGCCCGGGAGGTCACCGTCGACCTCGTCGAGTCGACGCCGTACGTTCCCCAACTCTCGCCCGACGCCCTCGAACGCGCGGGGTTCGAAGCCGACACCGTCACTGCGCTCCGTGACCTCTTCGACGACTTCGCCCGCGGACCGGTCGAGACCGTCCTCCCGGCCGTCGTCCTCGTCGCCCCGACCGTCGGTGCCGGATTCGACGGGCCCTGA
- the purL gene encoding phosphoribosylformylglycinamidine synthase subunit PurL, with product MSLRDSDRAIVERELGREPTGAEAALFENLWSEHCAYRSSRPLLTAFDSGGEQVVVGPGDDAAVVALPGKEDVYITLGIESHNHPSYVDPFDGAATGVGGIVRDTLSMGAYPIALTDSLYFGPFENEHSRYLLEGVVEGISHYGNCIGVPTVGGSVCFHPDYEGNPLVNVACVGLLSPERLVTAEAQSPGNELVLVGNATGRDGLGGASFASEDLSEDAETEDRPAVQVGDPYAEKLLIECNEALIDEGLVLAARDLGAAGLGGASSELVAKGDLGARIELDRVHQREPDMNALEILLAESQERMCYEVAPENVERVRELAERFDLGCSVIGEVTDGNYVCTFEGETVVDVPAEFLADGAPMNDLDSVEPAEAEVDRPDVAPAEAFESVVRSPNTASKRWVYRQYDHEVGNRTSVRPGDDAALVAIREAGKGLAISAGADPNWTSAAPYEGARAVAFENATNLAAKGARPLAAVDCLNGGNPEKPDVYGGFRGIVDGLADMCRTLSVPVVGGNVSLYNDSVSGPIPPTPTLAMVGVSDTYDAPPASVAGEGTLLVVGASGDALGGSEFLAQFGGSDRFPTLPEEPTAVVDALADVAGQESTLAVHDVSHGGLAVTLAEMVGRDGGVDAAVDSVGDCFEETPGRAVVETTAPEHVRERFDDVAPVAEVGEATGDGTLTLDVVGETLTYGYEEIQELRDVLTRELE from the coding sequence ATGAGCCTTCGCGATTCGGACCGCGCTATCGTCGAGCGCGAACTCGGCCGGGAACCCACGGGAGCCGAGGCCGCGCTCTTCGAGAACCTCTGGAGCGAACACTGCGCCTATCGGTCGTCCCGGCCCCTCCTCACCGCGTTCGACAGCGGGGGTGAGCAGGTGGTCGTCGGTCCCGGCGACGACGCCGCCGTCGTCGCGCTGCCGGGGAAGGAGGACGTCTACATCACCCTCGGCATCGAGAGCCACAACCACCCCTCGTACGTCGACCCGTTCGACGGCGCCGCGACGGGCGTCGGCGGCATCGTCCGCGACACGCTGTCGATGGGGGCGTACCCCATCGCCCTGACCGACTCGCTGTACTTCGGCCCCTTCGAGAACGAGCACTCGCGGTACCTCCTGGAGGGCGTCGTCGAGGGTATCAGCCACTACGGGAACTGCATCGGTGTTCCGACGGTCGGAGGAAGCGTCTGTTTCCACCCCGACTACGAGGGGAACCCGCTGGTGAACGTCGCGTGCGTGGGGTTGCTCTCCCCGGAGCGACTGGTCACCGCCGAAGCTCAGTCGCCCGGCAACGAACTCGTCCTCGTCGGGAACGCGACCGGGAGAGACGGTCTCGGCGGCGCTTCCTTCGCCAGCGAGGACCTGAGCGAGGACGCCGAGACGGAGGACCGGCCCGCGGTGCAGGTGGGCGACCCCTACGCCGAGAAACTCCTCATCGAGTGTAACGAGGCGCTCATCGACGAGGGACTCGTGCTGGCCGCGCGGGACCTCGGGGCCGCGGGGCTGGGCGGGGCCTCCTCCGAACTCGTCGCCAAGGGTGACCTCGGCGCGCGCATCGAACTCGACCGCGTCCACCAGCGCGAACCGGACATGAACGCGCTCGAAATCCTGCTGGCGGAGTCCCAAGAGCGGATGTGCTACGAAGTCGCCCCCGAGAACGTCGAGCGCGTCCGCGAACTCGCAGAACGGTTCGACCTCGGCTGTTCGGTCATCGGCGAGGTGACCGATGGCAACTACGTCTGCACCTTCGAGGGGGAGACAGTCGTCGACGTCCCCGCCGAGTTCCTCGCGGACGGCGCGCCGATGAACGACCTCGACTCGGTCGAACCGGCGGAAGCCGAGGTCGACCGCCCGGACGTCGCTCCGGCGGAGGCGTTCGAGTCGGTCGTGAGAAGCCCGAACACGGCGTCGAAGCGGTGGGTCTACCGCCAGTACGACCACGAGGTCGGCAACCGAACCTCCGTCCGCCCGGGCGACGACGCCGCGCTCGTGGCCATCAGAGAGGCCGGAAAGGGTCTCGCCATCTCGGCCGGAGCGGACCCCAACTGGACGAGCGCCGCCCCGTACGAGGGGGCTCGCGCCGTCGCGTTCGAGAACGCGACGAATCTCGCGGCGAAAGGGGCGCGGCCCCTCGCCGCCGTCGACTGTCTGAACGGCGGCAACCCGGAGAAGCCGGACGTGTACGGCGGCTTCAGGGGCATCGTCGACGGCCTCGCCGATATGTGCCGGACGCTTTCGGTACCAGTCGTCGGCGGAAACGTCTCGCTGTACAACGACTCCGTCTCCGGCCCCATTCCGCCGACGCCCACGCTGGCGATGGTCGGCGTCTCCGACACGTACGACGCGCCTCCCGCCAGCGTCGCCGGGGAGGGAACGCTCCTCGTCGTCGGGGCGAGCGGGGATGCCCTCGGCGGGTCGGAGTTCCTCGCGCAGTTCGGCGGCAGCGACCGGTTCCCGACGCTCCCCGAAGAGCCCACGGCGGTCGTCGACGCCCTCGCCGACGTCGCGGGGCAGGAGTCGACGCTCGCGGTCCACGACGTGAGCCACGGCGGCCTCGCGGTGACGCTCGCGGAGATGGTCGGACGTGACGGGGGCGTCGACGCCGCCGTCGACTCGGTGGGCGACTGCTTCGAGGAGACGCCCGGCCGCGCGGTGGTCGAGACGACCGCCCCCGAACACGTGCGGGAACGCTTCGACGACGTCGCACCGGTCGCCGAAGTGGGCGAGGCGACCGGTGACGGAACGCTGACGCTCGACGTCGTCGGCGAGACGCTCACGTACGGCTACGAGGAGATTCAGGAGTTACGGGACGTGCTCACGAGGGAACTGGAGTAA
- a CDS encoding LeuA family protein: protein MQLQDVTVREGGQMPGRSYGAQARVDAARALDRLGIEYVQVGFAAAGDPDAAAIERVADECDAAVVSIARALPRDVEAALDAGADVVEVFGPLSDLHLEHTVGKTRDEMLTAMRAAVDAVHDGGATPTLTFVDAFRTPPDVVAGATARFDDARFVSLADTVGTATPRSVRAFLDSVGESVDLSRVGVHLHDDLGCATANALVAADRGVGRADVSVASLGERAGNTALEELVVAAALDDGEGFGLDSRQLVPVCRDVLDALDESVDPRKAVLGEAVHEHESPIHVAAMLEEPSSMEPYEPARFGGRRTLVFGANTGRGGARRLLERAGRDPSDERVERLRSALADEGPMGLDSALDLARRV from the coding sequence ATGCAGTTACAGGACGTGACCGTTCGGGAGGGCGGACAGATGCCCGGTCGGTCGTACGGGGCTCAAGCACGGGTCGACGCGGCACGGGCGCTGGACCGACTCGGCATCGAGTACGTCCAGGTCGGCTTCGCCGCCGCGGGCGACCCCGACGCGGCCGCCATCGAGCGTGTCGCCGACGAGTGCGACGCGGCCGTCGTCTCCATCGCCCGCGCCCTCCCCCGGGACGTCGAGGCGGCGCTCGACGCCGGTGCCGACGTCGTCGAGGTGTTCGGACCGCTTTCGGACCTCCACCTCGAACACACGGTCGGGAAGACACGGGACGAGATGCTGACCGCGATGCGGGCGGCCGTCGACGCGGTCCACGACGGCGGGGCGACGCCCACGCTGACGTTCGTCGACGCGTTCCGCACGCCGCCCGACGTCGTCGCCGGGGCGACCGCGCGATTCGACGACGCCCGGTTCGTGAGCCTCGCCGACACGGTCGGAACCGCCACCCCGCGTTCGGTACGAGCGTTTCTCGACTCGGTGGGCGAGTCGGTCGACCTCTCGCGGGTGGGCGTCCACCTCCACGACGACCTCGGCTGTGCGACGGCCAACGCGCTCGTCGCCGCCGACCGCGGCGTGGGCCGGGCGGACGTCTCCGTCGCCTCGCTCGGCGAGCGGGCGGGAAACACGGCGCTCGAAGAACTGGTCGTCGCGGCCGCCCTCGACGATGGGGAGGGGTTCGGCCTCGACTCTCGACAACTGGTTCCGGTGTGCCGCGACGTCCTCGACGCGCTGGACGAGTCGGTCGACCCCCGGAAGGCCGTTCTGGGCGAGGCGGTCCACGAACACGAGTCGCCCATCCACGTCGCCGCGATGCTCGAAGAGCCGAGTTCGATGGAACCGTACGAACCGGCGCGGTTCGGCGGGCGTCGGACGCTAGTGTTCGGCGCGAACACCGGACGCGGCGGCGCACGCCGACTGCTCGAACGCGCCGGGCGGGACCCGAGCGACGAGCGCGTCGAACGCCTGCGCTCCGCCCTCGCCGACGAGGGTCCGATGGGCCTCGATTCGGCGCTCGACCTGGCACGACGGGTGTGA
- the nikR gene encoding nickel-responsive transcriptional regulator NikR: MSERLERVSLTVPTDLLAEVDGVVADADYDSRSEAVRDALRGFVSSYRWRDDLDGRHQGSVVVLYDHDVTGVTDALLDLQHDLHETIISTQHVHLSADRCLETLVVDGPAADIRELVRRIQSLRGIHQVQLAVVGADDEVASVHDGGRDHSHGRGHGHERADETGDDH, from the coding sequence ATGTCCGAGCGCCTCGAACGTGTGAGCCTTACCGTCCCGACCGATCTGCTCGCGGAGGTCGACGGCGTCGTCGCTGACGCCGACTACGACAGCCGTTCGGAGGCCGTCAGGGACGCGCTCCGGGGCTTCGTCTCTTCGTACCGATGGCGCGACGACCTCGACGGCAGACACCAGGGCTCCGTCGTCGTCCTCTACGATCACGACGTGACGGGCGTGACGGACGCCCTGCTCGACCTTCAGCACGACCTCCACGAGACGATCATCTCGACTCAGCACGTTCACCTCTCGGCGGACCGCTGTCTGGAGACGCTGGTCGTCGACGGCCCGGCGGCGGACATCCGCGAACTCGTCCGTCGGATCCAATCGCTCCGAGGGATCCACCAGGTCCAGTTGGCCGTCGTCGGGGCCGACGACGAGGTCGCCTCCGTCCACGATGGGGGCCGCGACCACAGTCACGGTCGGGGACACGGACACGAGCGCGCGGACGAGACGGGAGACGACCACTGA